A region of Cloacibacillus sp. DNA encodes the following proteins:
- a CDS encoding DUF3870 domain-containing protein, which translates to MQIKKLCITGNARTQQKNPITARFSHFFIVFIVDAESGTIVDLDVTVLLPATNTFIRELLLGRSLAEVDTELLELIRASYLGSSQKAIQMAYMEAVKKYRTWRCTH; encoded by the coding sequence TTGCAGATAAAAAAACTTTGTATAACGGGGAATGCGCGTACTCAGCAGAAGAATCCGATTACCGCGCGTTTTTCTCATTTTTTTATAGTTTTTATCGTTGATGCTGAAAGCGGAACGATAGTTGACCTTGATGTTACGGTCTTGCTGCCCGCAACTAATACCTTTATACGCGAGCTCCTGCTTGGCAGGTCATTGGCGGAGGTTGACACAGAACTGTTGGAACTTATACGCGCCTCGTACCTTGGCTCGTCGCAGAAGGCTATTCAGATGGCATACATGGAGGCTGTCAAGAAATATAGGACATGGCGCTGCACGCACTAA
- a CDS encoding DUF3870 domain-containing protein → MNKKTFLFGGYSQFPQGTPGHEIYKYFGIGFEVDPDTWDIVDVSSTFLTDLSSKFLCSIFVGKNIKNSGVAEGIKEFEARYFCKGKKTIIAAIIDAEKSYLNFLTQ, encoded by the coding sequence ATGAATAAGAAAACTTTTTTATTTGGCGGTTATTCACAGTTCCCACAGGGCACACCGGGACATGAAATCTACAAGTATTTTGGCATTGGTTTCGAAGTAGATCCTGATACGTGGGATATTGTGGACGTGTCATCTACCTTCCTCACTGATTTAAGCTCAAAATTCCTCTGTTCTATATTCGTCGGAAAGAATATTAAAAACAGCGGCGTTGCAGAGGGCATCAAAGAATTTGAGGCGAGATATTTTTGCAAGGGAAAGAAAACCATCATAGCAGCCATAATTGACGCGGAAAAAAGTTACTTGAATTTTTTAACGCAATAG
- a CDS encoding amidohydrolase family protein, whose product MAFEMSGNFKKIKCGKLYDGIKAEFQKDKEVLIEGKFIKEIGYNLPCPEGTEITDLSDLTVTPGMIDAHVHPQYFYWKDVYASDTIFNSDGYRALATAACARKTLLGGFTTIRSLGWAREAYELDVKRAIEEGHIEGSRMVVSSHVICTPGSHGDMTQVVRNNPYLSDYMASLYPAIGNGADFFTGIVRRERKMGYDFLKIMATGGFASPNDSPEDIQLNDAELKAIFDTAKEVKISTTAHVYAPALMQKLMGFGITGMEHGSLMDKETAKMFEDTGTYLVPTFCPYEDVIHPDSKSMAKKDPFFRRKLELYQERLQKGREIIIGSNIKLGYGTDLVTVHNNHECGWEYNAWLSNGMNPFRILHAATKVNAEICEIADKAGTLEPGKYADIAGWKRNLLTDPDALRDCAFVMKEGRVYQAESRMNED is encoded by the coding sequence GTGGCTTTTGAAATGTCCGGTAATTTTAAAAAAATAAAATGCGGCAAGCTCTATGATGGTATAAAGGCTGAATTTCAAAAGGATAAGGAAGTCCTTATAGAGGGAAAATTTATAAAAGAGATCGGATATAATCTGCCTTGTCCGGAAGGAACAGAGATAACAGACCTCTCTGACCTGACCGTCACGCCTGGAATGATCGACGCTCACGTACACCCCCAATATTTTTATTGGAAAGATGTCTATGCCTCTGACACTATCTTTAATTCCGACGGTTACCGCGCTCTTGCCACTGCAGCCTGCGCCAGAAAAACATTGCTGGGCGGATTTACTACCATACGTTCTCTTGGGTGGGCCAGAGAGGCCTACGAACTGGATGTGAAGCGCGCCATTGAAGAGGGGCATATCGAAGGTTCGAGAATGGTCGTATCCTCTCATGTCATCTGCACCCCGGGAAGCCACGGGGATATGACGCAGGTAGTGAGAAATAATCCTTATCTTTCCGACTATATGGCAAGTCTCTATCCAGCGATTGGAAATGGAGCTGATTTCTTTACCGGAATTGTCCGTCGGGAACGAAAAATGGGATATGATTTCTTAAAGATAATGGCGACGGGTGGTTTTGCCTCTCCCAATGACAGCCCTGAGGATATACAGTTGAACGACGCTGAACTCAAAGCGATATTTGATACGGCGAAAGAGGTCAAAATATCCACAACGGCTCATGTTTATGCTCCCGCCCTAATGCAGAAACTGATGGGTTTTGGGATAACAGGAATGGAACACGGCTCTTTGATGGATAAAGAAACGGCAAAAATGTTTGAGGATACAGGGACCTATCTTGTTCCTACATTCTGTCCCTACGAAGATGTGATACATCCTGATTCAAAGAGCATGGCCAAAAAAGATCCATTTTTTAGGAGAAAGCTGGAGCTGTACCAGGAGCGCTTGCAGAAAGGCAGAGAAATTATAATAGGGAGCAATATAAAATTGGGATATGGGACCGATTTGGTGACTGTCCACAACAACCATGAGTGCGGATGGGAATACAACGCGTGGCTTAGTAATGGAATGAACCCCTTCCGCATCCTTCACGCTGCAACCAAAGTTAACGCGGAGATATGCGAGATAGCGGACAAGGCCGGTACTCTAGAGCCAGGGAAATATGCCGATATTGCAGGCTGGAAAAGAAATTTGCTGACAGACCCTGATGCACTGAGAGACTGCGCCTTTGTGATGAAAGAGGGGCGCGTCTATCAAGCTGAGAGCAGAATGAACGAAGATTAA